The following proteins are co-located in the Anser cygnoides isolate HZ-2024a breed goose chromosome 32, Taihu_goose_T2T_genome, whole genome shotgun sequence genome:
- the SLC11A2 gene encoding natural resistance-associated macrophage protein 2 isoform X1 codes for MGTPDTDLRTPDEDGSGDGISTVSGSRNPLQPPDTSSEEPFTTYFDSKIPIPEDETHSCFSFRKLWAFTGPGFLMSIAYLDPGNIESDLQSGAVAGFKLLWVLLLATVIGLLLQRLAARLGVVTGLHLAEVCHRQYQKVPRIILWLMVELAIIGSDMQEVIGSAIAINLLSMGKIPLWGGVLITIADTFVFLFLDKYGLRKLEAFFGFLITIMALTFGYEYVTVKPDQEQLLKGLFIPYCQNCGTPQLEQAVGIVGAVIMPHNMYLHSALVKSRQVNRANKKEVREANKYFFIESCIALFVSFIINIFVVTVFAEAFFDKTNADVHEVCANTSSPHSSLFPSDNQTLQVDIYKGGVVLGCYFGPAALYIWAIGILAAGQSSTMTGTYSGQFVMEGFLNLRWSRFARVLLTRSIAITPTLFVAIFQDVEHLTGMNDFLNVLMSLQLPFALIPVLTFTSLPSVMNDFANGLFWKIGGGVVILLICSINMYFVVAYVMSLNHLGLYIGAALLSVVYLSFVAYLTWLCLIALGVSFLACGKTQLGFAMRPELFLLNNVDADSVVAR; via the exons atGGGGACCCCCGACACGGACCTGAGGACGCCCGACG AAGATGGCTCCGGGGACGGCATCAGCACCgtctctggcagcaggaacccgctgcagcccccggaCACCTCCTCGGAGGAGCCCTTCACCACCTACTTCGACAGCAAGATCCCCATCCCCGAGGATGAGACG CACTCGTGCTTCAGCTTCCGCAAGCTCTGGGCTTTCACCGGGCCGGGCTTTCTGATGAGCATCGCCTACCTGGACCCGGGCAACATCGAGTCGGACTTGCAGTCTGGGGCCGTCGCAGGGTTTAAG ctgctgtgggtgctgctgctggcgacGGTGATcgggctgctcctgcagcggCTGGCCGCGCGCCTCGGCGTGGTGACGGGGCTGCACCTCGCTGAGGTCTGCCACCGGCAGTACCAGAAG GTTCCTCGGATTATCCTGTGGCTGATGGTCGAGCTCGCTATCATCGGCTCCGACATGCAAGAAGTCATCGGCTCGGCGATTGCCATCAACCTCCTGTCGATGGGGAA GATCCCGCTGTGGGGCGGCGTGCTCATCACCATCGCCGACACCTTTGTGTTCCTCTTCCTGGACAAATACG gTTTGCGGAAACTGGAGGCGTTCTTTGGCTTTCTGATCACCATCATGGCGCTGACGTTCGGATACGAG TACGTCACAGTAAAACCTgaccaggagcagctgctgaaaggGCTCTTCATCCCCTACTGCCAGAACTGCGGCACGCCGCAGCTGGAGCAAGCCGTGGGCATCGTGGGTGCTGTCATCATGCCCCACAACATGTACCTGCACTCTGCCTTGGTCAAG TCCCGGCAAGTGAACCGTGCAAACAAGAAGGAAGTCCGAGAGGCTAACAAGTATTTCTTCATCGAGTCCTGCATAGCCCTCTTTGTCTCCTTCATCATCAACATCTTTGTGGTGACCGTCTTTGCTGAGGCTTTCTTTGACAAGACGAATGCGGATGTG CACGAGGTCTGCGCCAACACCAGCAGCCCCCactcctccctcttccccagcgACAACCAGACGCTGCAGGTGGACATCTACAAAGGG GGCGTCGTTTTGGGCTGTTACTTTGGCCCCGCCGCTCTCTACATCTGGGCAATCGGGATCCTTGCTGCAGGCCAGAGCTCAACAATGACGGGGACGTACTCCGGACAGTTTGTCATGGAG ggcttccTGAATCTGCGCTGGTCCCGCTTCGCCCGGGTGCTGCTGACCCGCTCCATCGCCATCACCCCCACCCTCTTCGTGGCCATCTTTCAGGATGTCGAGCACCTGACGGGCATGAACGACTTCTTAAACGTCCTCATGAGCCTCCAG CTTCCTTTCGCTTTGATCCCGGTCCTGACGTTCACCAGCCTGCCCAGTGTCATGAATGACTTTGCCAACGGACT GTTCTGGAAGATCGGCGGCGGAGTGGTGATCCTTCTCATCTGCAGCATCAACATGTACTTCGTGGTGGCCTACGTCATGTCTCTGAACCACCTGGGTTTGTACATCGGGGCGGCGCTTCTCAGCGTGGTCTACCTGTCCTTCGTCGCCTATTTG ACCTGGCTGTGCCTGATCGCTCTGGGCGTCTCCTTCCTGGCCTGCGGGAAAACG cagctgggcttcGCGATGCGCCCCGAGCTCTTCCTCCTCAACAACGTCGACGCGGACTCGGTCGTGGCGCGATGA
- the SLC11A2 gene encoding natural resistance-associated macrophage protein 2 isoform X7: MPRTGSRNGSGDGISTVSGSRNPLQPPDTSSEEPFTTYFDSKIPIPEDETHSCFSFRKLWAFTGPGFLMSIAYLDPGNIESDLQSGAVAGFKLLWVLLLATVIGLLLQRLAARLGVVTGLHLAEVCHRQYQKVPRIILWLMVELAIIGSDMQEVIGSAIAINLLSMGKIPLWGGVLITIADTFVFLFLDKYGLRKLEAFFGFLITIMALTFGYEYVTVKPDQEQLLKGLFIPYCQNCGTPQLEQAVGIVGAVIMPHNMYLHSALVKSRQVNRANKKEVREANKYFFIESCIALFVSFIINIFVVTVFAEAFFDKTNADVHEVCANTSSPHSSLFPSDNQTLQVDIYKGGVVLGCYFGPAALYIWAIGILAAGQSSTMTGTYSGQFVMEGFLNLRWSRFARVLLTRSIAITPTLFVAIFQDVEHLTGMNDFLNVLMSLQLPFALIPVLTFTSLPSVMNDFANGLFWKIGGGVVILLICSINMYFVVAYVMSLNHLGLYIGAALLSVVYLSFVAYLTWLCLIALGVSFLACGKTQQLGFAMRPELFLLNNVDADSVVAR, translated from the exons ATGCCGCGGACGGGGAGCAGAA ATGGCTCCGGGGACGGCATCAGCACCgtctctggcagcaggaacccgctgcagcccccggaCACCTCCTCGGAGGAGCCCTTCACCACCTACTTCGACAGCAAGATCCCCATCCCCGAGGATGAGACG CACTCGTGCTTCAGCTTCCGCAAGCTCTGGGCTTTCACCGGGCCGGGCTTTCTGATGAGCATCGCCTACCTGGACCCGGGCAACATCGAGTCGGACTTGCAGTCTGGGGCCGTCGCAGGGTTTAAG ctgctgtgggtgctgctgctggcgacGGTGATcgggctgctcctgcagcggCTGGCCGCGCGCCTCGGCGTGGTGACGGGGCTGCACCTCGCTGAGGTCTGCCACCGGCAGTACCAGAAG GTTCCTCGGATTATCCTGTGGCTGATGGTCGAGCTCGCTATCATCGGCTCCGACATGCAAGAAGTCATCGGCTCGGCGATTGCCATCAACCTCCTGTCGATGGGGAA GATCCCGCTGTGGGGCGGCGTGCTCATCACCATCGCCGACACCTTTGTGTTCCTCTTCCTGGACAAATACG gTTTGCGGAAACTGGAGGCGTTCTTTGGCTTTCTGATCACCATCATGGCGCTGACGTTCGGATACGAG TACGTCACAGTAAAACCTgaccaggagcagctgctgaaaggGCTCTTCATCCCCTACTGCCAGAACTGCGGCACGCCGCAGCTGGAGCAAGCCGTGGGCATCGTGGGTGCTGTCATCATGCCCCACAACATGTACCTGCACTCTGCCTTGGTCAAG TCCCGGCAAGTGAACCGTGCAAACAAGAAGGAAGTCCGAGAGGCTAACAAGTATTTCTTCATCGAGTCCTGCATAGCCCTCTTTGTCTCCTTCATCATCAACATCTTTGTGGTGACCGTCTTTGCTGAGGCTTTCTTTGACAAGACGAATGCGGATGTG CACGAGGTCTGCGCCAACACCAGCAGCCCCCactcctccctcttccccagcgACAACCAGACGCTGCAGGTGGACATCTACAAAGGG GGCGTCGTTTTGGGCTGTTACTTTGGCCCCGCCGCTCTCTACATCTGGGCAATCGGGATCCTTGCTGCAGGCCAGAGCTCAACAATGACGGGGACGTACTCCGGACAGTTTGTCATGGAG ggcttccTGAATCTGCGCTGGTCCCGCTTCGCCCGGGTGCTGCTGACCCGCTCCATCGCCATCACCCCCACCCTCTTCGTGGCCATCTTTCAGGATGTCGAGCACCTGACGGGCATGAACGACTTCTTAAACGTCCTCATGAGCCTCCAG CTTCCTTTCGCTTTGATCCCGGTCCTGACGTTCACCAGCCTGCCCAGTGTCATGAATGACTTTGCCAACGGACT GTTCTGGAAGATCGGCGGCGGAGTGGTGATCCTTCTCATCTGCAGCATCAACATGTACTTCGTGGTGGCCTACGTCATGTCTCTGAACCACCTGGGTTTGTACATCGGGGCGGCGCTTCTCAGCGTGGTCTACCTGTCCTTCGTCGCCTATTTG ACCTGGCTGTGCCTGATCGCTCTGGGCGTCTCCTTCCTGGCCTGCGGGAAAACG cagcagctgggcttcGCGATGCGCCCCGAGCTCTTCCTCCTCAACAACGTCGACGCGGACTCGGTCGTGGCGCGATGA
- the SLC11A2 gene encoding natural resistance-associated macrophage protein 2 isoform X3 has translation MGTPDTDLRTPDEDGSGDGISTVSGSRNPLQPPDTSSEEPFTTYFDSKIPIPEDETHSCFSFRKLWAFTGPGFLMSIAYLDPGNIESDLQSGAVAGFKLLWVLLLATVIGLLLQRLAARLGVVTGLHLAEVCHRQYQKVPRIILWLMVELAIIGSDMQEVIGSAIAINLLSMGKIPLWGGVLITIADTFVFLFLDKYGLRKLEAFFGFLITIMALTFGYEYVTVKPDQEQLLKGLFIPYCQNCGTPQLEQAVGIVGAVIMPHNMYLHSALVKSRQVNRANKKEVREANKYFFIESCIALFVSFIINIFVVTVFAEAFFDKTNADVHEVCANTSSPHSSLFPSDNQTLQVDIYKGGVVLGCYFGPAALYIWAIGILAAGQSSTMTGTYSGQFVMEGFLNLRWSRFARVLLTRSIAITPTLFVAIFQDVEHLTGMNDFLNVLMSLQLPFALIPVLTFTSLPSVMNDFANGLFWKIGGGVVILLICSINMYFVVAYVMSLNHLGLYIGAALLSVVYLSFVAYLLLPQLAVQPGSP, from the exons atGGGGACCCCCGACACGGACCTGAGGACGCCCGACG AAGATGGCTCCGGGGACGGCATCAGCACCgtctctggcagcaggaacccgctgcagcccccggaCACCTCCTCGGAGGAGCCCTTCACCACCTACTTCGACAGCAAGATCCCCATCCCCGAGGATGAGACG CACTCGTGCTTCAGCTTCCGCAAGCTCTGGGCTTTCACCGGGCCGGGCTTTCTGATGAGCATCGCCTACCTGGACCCGGGCAACATCGAGTCGGACTTGCAGTCTGGGGCCGTCGCAGGGTTTAAG ctgctgtgggtgctgctgctggcgacGGTGATcgggctgctcctgcagcggCTGGCCGCGCGCCTCGGCGTGGTGACGGGGCTGCACCTCGCTGAGGTCTGCCACCGGCAGTACCAGAAG GTTCCTCGGATTATCCTGTGGCTGATGGTCGAGCTCGCTATCATCGGCTCCGACATGCAAGAAGTCATCGGCTCGGCGATTGCCATCAACCTCCTGTCGATGGGGAA GATCCCGCTGTGGGGCGGCGTGCTCATCACCATCGCCGACACCTTTGTGTTCCTCTTCCTGGACAAATACG gTTTGCGGAAACTGGAGGCGTTCTTTGGCTTTCTGATCACCATCATGGCGCTGACGTTCGGATACGAG TACGTCACAGTAAAACCTgaccaggagcagctgctgaaaggGCTCTTCATCCCCTACTGCCAGAACTGCGGCACGCCGCAGCTGGAGCAAGCCGTGGGCATCGTGGGTGCTGTCATCATGCCCCACAACATGTACCTGCACTCTGCCTTGGTCAAG TCCCGGCAAGTGAACCGTGCAAACAAGAAGGAAGTCCGAGAGGCTAACAAGTATTTCTTCATCGAGTCCTGCATAGCCCTCTTTGTCTCCTTCATCATCAACATCTTTGTGGTGACCGTCTTTGCTGAGGCTTTCTTTGACAAGACGAATGCGGATGTG CACGAGGTCTGCGCCAACACCAGCAGCCCCCactcctccctcttccccagcgACAACCAGACGCTGCAGGTGGACATCTACAAAGGG GGCGTCGTTTTGGGCTGTTACTTTGGCCCCGCCGCTCTCTACATCTGGGCAATCGGGATCCTTGCTGCAGGCCAGAGCTCAACAATGACGGGGACGTACTCCGGACAGTTTGTCATGGAG ggcttccTGAATCTGCGCTGGTCCCGCTTCGCCCGGGTGCTGCTGACCCGCTCCATCGCCATCACCCCCACCCTCTTCGTGGCCATCTTTCAGGATGTCGAGCACCTGACGGGCATGAACGACTTCTTAAACGTCCTCATGAGCCTCCAG CTTCCTTTCGCTTTGATCCCGGTCCTGACGTTCACCAGCCTGCCCAGTGTCATGAATGACTTTGCCAACGGACT GTTCTGGAAGATCGGCGGCGGAGTGGTGATCCTTCTCATCTGCAGCATCAACATGTACTTCGTGGTGGCCTACGTCATGTCTCTGAACCACCTGGGTTTGTACATCGGGGCGGCGCTTCTCAGCGTGGTCTACCTGTCCTTCGTCGCCTATTTG CTGTTACCCCAACTGGCCGTGCAACCCGGGTCTCCCTGA
- the SLC11A2 gene encoding natural resistance-associated macrophage protein 2 isoform X4 — translation MGTPDTDLRTPDEDGSGDGISTVSGSRNPLQPPDTSSEEPFTTYFDSKIPIPEDETHSCFSFRKLWAFTGPGFLMSIAYLDPGNIESDLQSGAVAGFKLLWVLLLATVIGLLLQRLAARLGVVTGLHLAEVCHRQYQKVPRIILWLMVELAIIGSDMQEVIGSAIAINLLSMGKIPLWGGVLITIADTFVFLFLDKYGLRKLEAFFGFLITIMALTFGYEYVTVKPDQEQLLKGLFIPYCQNCGTPQLEQAVGIVGAVIMPHNMYLHSALVKSRQVNRANKKEVREANKYFFIESCIALFVSFIINIFVVTVFAEAFFDKTNADVHEVCANTSSPHSSLFPSDNQTLQVDIYKGGVVLGCYFGPAALYIWAIGILAAGQSSTMTGTYSGQFVMEGFLNLRWSRFARVLLTRSIAITPTLFVAIFQDVEHLTGMNDFLNVLMSLQLPFALIPVLTFTSLPSVMNDFANGLFWKIGGGVVILLICSINMYFVVAYVMSLNHLGLYIGAALLSVVYLSFVAYLTWLCLIALGVSFLACGKTQQLGFAMRPELFLLNNVDADSVVAR, via the exons atGGGGACCCCCGACACGGACCTGAGGACGCCCGACG AAGATGGCTCCGGGGACGGCATCAGCACCgtctctggcagcaggaacccgctgcagcccccggaCACCTCCTCGGAGGAGCCCTTCACCACCTACTTCGACAGCAAGATCCCCATCCCCGAGGATGAGACG CACTCGTGCTTCAGCTTCCGCAAGCTCTGGGCTTTCACCGGGCCGGGCTTTCTGATGAGCATCGCCTACCTGGACCCGGGCAACATCGAGTCGGACTTGCAGTCTGGGGCCGTCGCAGGGTTTAAG ctgctgtgggtgctgctgctggcgacGGTGATcgggctgctcctgcagcggCTGGCCGCGCGCCTCGGCGTGGTGACGGGGCTGCACCTCGCTGAGGTCTGCCACCGGCAGTACCAGAAG GTTCCTCGGATTATCCTGTGGCTGATGGTCGAGCTCGCTATCATCGGCTCCGACATGCAAGAAGTCATCGGCTCGGCGATTGCCATCAACCTCCTGTCGATGGGGAA GATCCCGCTGTGGGGCGGCGTGCTCATCACCATCGCCGACACCTTTGTGTTCCTCTTCCTGGACAAATACG gTTTGCGGAAACTGGAGGCGTTCTTTGGCTTTCTGATCACCATCATGGCGCTGACGTTCGGATACGAG TACGTCACAGTAAAACCTgaccaggagcagctgctgaaaggGCTCTTCATCCCCTACTGCCAGAACTGCGGCACGCCGCAGCTGGAGCAAGCCGTGGGCATCGTGGGTGCTGTCATCATGCCCCACAACATGTACCTGCACTCTGCCTTGGTCAAG TCCCGGCAAGTGAACCGTGCAAACAAGAAGGAAGTCCGAGAGGCTAACAAGTATTTCTTCATCGAGTCCTGCATAGCCCTCTTTGTCTCCTTCATCATCAACATCTTTGTGGTGACCGTCTTTGCTGAGGCTTTCTTTGACAAGACGAATGCGGATGTG CACGAGGTCTGCGCCAACACCAGCAGCCCCCactcctccctcttccccagcgACAACCAGACGCTGCAGGTGGACATCTACAAAGGG GGCGTCGTTTTGGGCTGTTACTTTGGCCCCGCCGCTCTCTACATCTGGGCAATCGGGATCCTTGCTGCAGGCCAGAGCTCAACAATGACGGGGACGTACTCCGGACAGTTTGTCATGGAG ggcttccTGAATCTGCGCTGGTCCCGCTTCGCCCGGGTGCTGCTGACCCGCTCCATCGCCATCACCCCCACCCTCTTCGTGGCCATCTTTCAGGATGTCGAGCACCTGACGGGCATGAACGACTTCTTAAACGTCCTCATGAGCCTCCAG CTTCCTTTCGCTTTGATCCCGGTCCTGACGTTCACCAGCCTGCCCAGTGTCATGAATGACTTTGCCAACGGACT GTTCTGGAAGATCGGCGGCGGAGTGGTGATCCTTCTCATCTGCAGCATCAACATGTACTTCGTGGTGGCCTACGTCATGTCTCTGAACCACCTGGGTTTGTACATCGGGGCGGCGCTTCTCAGCGTGGTCTACCTGTCCTTCGTCGCCTATTTG ACCTGGCTGTGCCTGATCGCTCTGGGCGTCTCCTTCCTGGCCTGCGGGAAAACG cagcagctgggcttcGCGATGCGCCCCGAGCTCTTCCTCCTCAACAACGTCGACGCGGACTCGGTCGTGGCGCGATGA
- the SLC11A2 gene encoding natural resistance-associated macrophage protein 2 isoform X5 — MGTPDTDLRTPDDGSGDGISTVSGSRNPLQPPDTSSEEPFTTYFDSKIPIPEDETHSCFSFRKLWAFTGPGFLMSIAYLDPGNIESDLQSGAVAGFKLLWVLLLATVIGLLLQRLAARLGVVTGLHLAEVCHRQYQKVPRIILWLMVELAIIGSDMQEVIGSAIAINLLSMGKIPLWGGVLITIADTFVFLFLDKYGLRKLEAFFGFLITIMALTFGYEYVTVKPDQEQLLKGLFIPYCQNCGTPQLEQAVGIVGAVIMPHNMYLHSALVKSRQVNRANKKEVREANKYFFIESCIALFVSFIINIFVVTVFAEAFFDKTNADVHEVCANTSSPHSSLFPSDNQTLQVDIYKGGVVLGCYFGPAALYIWAIGILAAGQSSTMTGTYSGQFVMEGFLNLRWSRFARVLLTRSIAITPTLFVAIFQDVEHLTGMNDFLNVLMSLQLPFALIPVLTFTSLPSVMNDFANGLFWKIGGGVVILLICSINMYFVVAYVMSLNHLGLYIGAALLSVVYLSFVAYLTWLCLIALGVSFLACGKTQQLGFAMRPELFLLNNVDADSVVAR, encoded by the exons atGGGGACCCCCGACACGGACCTGAGGACGCCCGACG ATGGCTCCGGGGACGGCATCAGCACCgtctctggcagcaggaacccgctgcagcccccggaCACCTCCTCGGAGGAGCCCTTCACCACCTACTTCGACAGCAAGATCCCCATCCCCGAGGATGAGACG CACTCGTGCTTCAGCTTCCGCAAGCTCTGGGCTTTCACCGGGCCGGGCTTTCTGATGAGCATCGCCTACCTGGACCCGGGCAACATCGAGTCGGACTTGCAGTCTGGGGCCGTCGCAGGGTTTAAG ctgctgtgggtgctgctgctggcgacGGTGATcgggctgctcctgcagcggCTGGCCGCGCGCCTCGGCGTGGTGACGGGGCTGCACCTCGCTGAGGTCTGCCACCGGCAGTACCAGAAG GTTCCTCGGATTATCCTGTGGCTGATGGTCGAGCTCGCTATCATCGGCTCCGACATGCAAGAAGTCATCGGCTCGGCGATTGCCATCAACCTCCTGTCGATGGGGAA GATCCCGCTGTGGGGCGGCGTGCTCATCACCATCGCCGACACCTTTGTGTTCCTCTTCCTGGACAAATACG gTTTGCGGAAACTGGAGGCGTTCTTTGGCTTTCTGATCACCATCATGGCGCTGACGTTCGGATACGAG TACGTCACAGTAAAACCTgaccaggagcagctgctgaaaggGCTCTTCATCCCCTACTGCCAGAACTGCGGCACGCCGCAGCTGGAGCAAGCCGTGGGCATCGTGGGTGCTGTCATCATGCCCCACAACATGTACCTGCACTCTGCCTTGGTCAAG TCCCGGCAAGTGAACCGTGCAAACAAGAAGGAAGTCCGAGAGGCTAACAAGTATTTCTTCATCGAGTCCTGCATAGCCCTCTTTGTCTCCTTCATCATCAACATCTTTGTGGTGACCGTCTTTGCTGAGGCTTTCTTTGACAAGACGAATGCGGATGTG CACGAGGTCTGCGCCAACACCAGCAGCCCCCactcctccctcttccccagcgACAACCAGACGCTGCAGGTGGACATCTACAAAGGG GGCGTCGTTTTGGGCTGTTACTTTGGCCCCGCCGCTCTCTACATCTGGGCAATCGGGATCCTTGCTGCAGGCCAGAGCTCAACAATGACGGGGACGTACTCCGGACAGTTTGTCATGGAG ggcttccTGAATCTGCGCTGGTCCCGCTTCGCCCGGGTGCTGCTGACCCGCTCCATCGCCATCACCCCCACCCTCTTCGTGGCCATCTTTCAGGATGTCGAGCACCTGACGGGCATGAACGACTTCTTAAACGTCCTCATGAGCCTCCAG CTTCCTTTCGCTTTGATCCCGGTCCTGACGTTCACCAGCCTGCCCAGTGTCATGAATGACTTTGCCAACGGACT GTTCTGGAAGATCGGCGGCGGAGTGGTGATCCTTCTCATCTGCAGCATCAACATGTACTTCGTGGTGGCCTACGTCATGTCTCTGAACCACCTGGGTTTGTACATCGGGGCGGCGCTTCTCAGCGTGGTCTACCTGTCCTTCGTCGCCTATTTG ACCTGGCTGTGCCTGATCGCTCTGGGCGTCTCCTTCCTGGCCTGCGGGAAAACG cagcagctgggcttcGCGATGCGCCCCGAGCTCTTCCTCCTCAACAACGTCGACGCGGACTCGGTCGTGGCGCGATGA
- the SLC11A2 gene encoding natural resistance-associated macrophage protein 2 isoform X2 yields MGTPDTDLRTPDEDGSGDGISTVSGSRNPLQPPDTSSEEPFTTYFDSKIPIPEDETHSCFSFRKLWAFTGPGFLMSIAYLDPGNIESDLQSGAVAGFKLLWVLLLATVIGLLLQRLAARLGVVTGLHLAEVCHRQYQKVPRIILWLMVELAIIGSDMQEVIGSAIAINLLSMGKIPLWGGVLITIADTFVFLFLDKYGLRKLEAFFGFLITIMALTFGYEYVTVKPDQEQLLKGLFIPYCQNCGTPQLEQAVGIVGAVIMPHNMYLHSALVKSRQVNRANKKEVREANKYFFIESCIALFVSFIINIFVVTVFAEAFFDKTNADVHEVCANTSSPHSSLFPSDNQTLQVDIYKGGVVLGCYFGPAALYIWAIGILAAGQSSTMTGTYSGQFVMEGFLNLRWSRFARVLLTRSIAITPTLFVAIFQDVEHLTGMNDFLNVLMSLQLPFALIPVLTFTSLPSVMNDFANGLFWKIGGGVVILLICSINMYFVVAYVMSLNHLGLYIGAALLSVVYLSFVAYLTWLCLIALGVSFLACGKTVSVTRTLLTEESPSHAAK; encoded by the exons atGGGGACCCCCGACACGGACCTGAGGACGCCCGACG AAGATGGCTCCGGGGACGGCATCAGCACCgtctctggcagcaggaacccgctgcagcccccggaCACCTCCTCGGAGGAGCCCTTCACCACCTACTTCGACAGCAAGATCCCCATCCCCGAGGATGAGACG CACTCGTGCTTCAGCTTCCGCAAGCTCTGGGCTTTCACCGGGCCGGGCTTTCTGATGAGCATCGCCTACCTGGACCCGGGCAACATCGAGTCGGACTTGCAGTCTGGGGCCGTCGCAGGGTTTAAG ctgctgtgggtgctgctgctggcgacGGTGATcgggctgctcctgcagcggCTGGCCGCGCGCCTCGGCGTGGTGACGGGGCTGCACCTCGCTGAGGTCTGCCACCGGCAGTACCAGAAG GTTCCTCGGATTATCCTGTGGCTGATGGTCGAGCTCGCTATCATCGGCTCCGACATGCAAGAAGTCATCGGCTCGGCGATTGCCATCAACCTCCTGTCGATGGGGAA GATCCCGCTGTGGGGCGGCGTGCTCATCACCATCGCCGACACCTTTGTGTTCCTCTTCCTGGACAAATACG gTTTGCGGAAACTGGAGGCGTTCTTTGGCTTTCTGATCACCATCATGGCGCTGACGTTCGGATACGAG TACGTCACAGTAAAACCTgaccaggagcagctgctgaaaggGCTCTTCATCCCCTACTGCCAGAACTGCGGCACGCCGCAGCTGGAGCAAGCCGTGGGCATCGTGGGTGCTGTCATCATGCCCCACAACATGTACCTGCACTCTGCCTTGGTCAAG TCCCGGCAAGTGAACCGTGCAAACAAGAAGGAAGTCCGAGAGGCTAACAAGTATTTCTTCATCGAGTCCTGCATAGCCCTCTTTGTCTCCTTCATCATCAACATCTTTGTGGTGACCGTCTTTGCTGAGGCTTTCTTTGACAAGACGAATGCGGATGTG CACGAGGTCTGCGCCAACACCAGCAGCCCCCactcctccctcttccccagcgACAACCAGACGCTGCAGGTGGACATCTACAAAGGG GGCGTCGTTTTGGGCTGTTACTTTGGCCCCGCCGCTCTCTACATCTGGGCAATCGGGATCCTTGCTGCAGGCCAGAGCTCAACAATGACGGGGACGTACTCCGGACAGTTTGTCATGGAG ggcttccTGAATCTGCGCTGGTCCCGCTTCGCCCGGGTGCTGCTGACCCGCTCCATCGCCATCACCCCCACCCTCTTCGTGGCCATCTTTCAGGATGTCGAGCACCTGACGGGCATGAACGACTTCTTAAACGTCCTCATGAGCCTCCAG CTTCCTTTCGCTTTGATCCCGGTCCTGACGTTCACCAGCCTGCCCAGTGTCATGAATGACTTTGCCAACGGACT GTTCTGGAAGATCGGCGGCGGAGTGGTGATCCTTCTCATCTGCAGCATCAACATGTACTTCGTGGTGGCCTACGTCATGTCTCTGAACCACCTGGGTTTGTACATCGGGGCGGCGCTTCTCAGCGTGGTCTACCTGTCCTTCGTCGCCTATTTG ACCTGGCTGTGCCTGATCGCTCTGGGCGTCTCCTTCCTGGCCTGCGGGAAAACGGTAAGCGTCACCCGGACCCTGCTGACGGAGGAGTCCCCGTCGCACGCCGCCAAGTAG